Sequence from the Ictalurus furcatus strain D&B chromosome 25, Billie_1.0, whole genome shotgun sequence genome:
GATACTCTCCAGCTGATTATAAAAAGCAGAATAATATAATACAGACAACATTTAGACAACAAGAATatgtaaacaacaaaaatgtgaCAGAGAAGCAATactactgtttattttattttatttttttactggaGTAGGTTATTGAGTTATTAGCACAGATTTAacctatatatactgtatatgtgtacatatTATAGGCTTGTAACCTATTAATAATCAAGAGCAACTTGCGTGGCCACAAGCCCTAAAAAAGCAGCTATATTAAAGGTCAGAACAGGTTCCATGAAAGATATGAGATGTACGTAGCAGACTAGGAACCTTTGGTGCAACGAGTACATAATGAATACAAACACATCTCTGTAATGTATCCATTAATGTGCAAATCAGTCATAATTACTATAGATATACTTGGGCAACATTACTTAACTGATATACGTGTATTAAGTAATGGTATAGTACTtaagacaacaaaaacacaactttcACATACATCAGTTAACTTTAGACATATGGTCGtgttttatcttatcttatcttatcttatcttatcttacagTCTAACTAGAGgtatgtatacatgtacagtatgtttaagCAAACATATTTAGGTTACTTAGGTGTTTGTAGAGAGTATTTCATAGTAGTTACTCATAATGCACCACCTACAGTATGAAAGTGGACTAGCGTatggcttgaaaaaaaaaaaagaagaatattcATGTATGTTTCATTAAAAGAAATATTGAATATGATTCACAAACATTCAGTGAAACATATTCAATACTGCTTGATGCCTAAGCTTTTCAACCATAGACACACAAATCTCTTTTCAAAGCTTAAATTCTATTAACAGGAATCTGGCATAAATCGTTCAACTCGATTTTAGATGAAACGACTTAAGCTCAGGGTCGTACAATATCTCGGAGACGTTAAACATAATTTCTGATGAATGCGTACAGCAATTCCAGGCAGCTGCAAAGTGAAAGTATTTTTCTGTGGGGAAATTCCACTGCATGCCAGGTaaacatgctgacagtgctTCCATCACCGTGCTACATCCAAGCTGAGTAATCATCtattattatactgtactgCGGTGCTACAGAACTGTGCAGCTTGAAATAAATGGCTAGCATATGATTatatctcatctctctctcattctctttacAGGTTTTGTCAGTCTTGTCTAAGACAAGCAGTTTTACTAAGACCCTGGTGTCCATACTGCAGGAGCCCCATAAATGACCGTGCCGCCCTTGCATTTAGGGTATAACCAGACAAGATTAGACATGCTGAGAACAGTTGCTGAATATATAACCTAATGAATGATATACAGtagatcctttttttttgctgatctATTAGAAATGAATTTTGTCACATAGACTAAAATTcagcatcctttttttttttcaaatatttgacAAGATATTACTAGGCTGTGCATTTAAAGCATTCCTCTGCTGTTTCCATCAGTCTGCTATACGACGCGGCATCGGACTGCAAGCTAGCGGTGCCTCCCTTCAGACCACACGAGCTGTTGGCCCCAATGTACAGGCGTAAGTTCTGAGCAGATTTATGAACTCAGGATGCAGGGGTGGAAAAAGTACAGCAAAAATGTACTTGGATAAAAGTTTGTGTACCGTGTCAAAATcttactatctatctatctatctatctatctatctgtctgtctgtctgtctgtctgttatttGGTTGGCTAGTTAGATCCTTTAGACGCGATGTTGAATTTTTAAAGGCcgacattttgttttgtggaaGGCAAATAATCCTGTAAAATGGTCGAAAAAGCCAATGAAAAGgatagaaattttttttttggaaaaactgGAAAACGGAATAtgatggtctttttttttaacgagtGTTTTCAAGgtctaaatgaaaatgaaagaagtaAAAAGAATGTTATTTCCTCTTGAAAACCTGATATACTTGAATACTTTAGCTTAATGAAAGTTTTCATACCCAATAATACTTGAGTAAGTACAAATCTTCCAAAATAGTACTTAAGTGAAGACGAGGCCTTTATTTCTTagatatacatttatacattacagcacagtgaaatcacCGCCCCACGGTATCcgagagccttaaccattgcgCCATCACTGCCCCTTAAAGGCAATAACAAAGTGCAATTACTCAAAGTAAATTACTCCTGTTTTCCTGTaaattactgtttttttttaaaatataatgtgtttcaACATCTTATTTCTCTGctgttttgttgcttttttacaGTCTCCTCGACCGGCTTAGAGCTGCAAGTGCACGGGATTCACAGGTAGCCAGTGCTCCAAATGCCAGCCTGCCCAATCAGGTTGCTCCAAATGTTGCTGTAAGGGCAGTTCCAACACCAAGAGTCCATATTCAAGCATCAGTCACCCCCGCGCCAAATCCAGTCAGGGTCCAAGCAAACACCAGTCCTCAGCTGGACCTCCAGTCAGATGACCCTGATGACATGTGAGCTTACTTCATTATTTACCTTCATTTTCTCAATGTATTTAAAGATAAAACTTAAATCACACTGTGTGTAAGAGTTTTTCGTGCCACACTAATACGTGATTTATTTACAGGGACTGGCATGTTCAAATTGCTCAAATGGAAAATGCATCTCATTCAGGGTAAATAGCTTCAGTGgcatggatacacacacacacacacacacacacacacacaaggacatAAACGGAGAATGTACTATGTATAtaaattgttataaaatgttataaaatgtgtataaagtttTGACATATGacaagccaccagaacagcttcatcaAGTCTTGCCACCAATTCACCAGCTTCACCACTTTACCAAGTCTCAGAAACTACTGTATACTGGAGGTCTGAACACCATTCTTACAAAAGATCTTCCCTCAGTCATATTTTGATGATGGTAGAAAAGAGTGCTGTCTAGCATGTCAGTCCAAAATCTTCCATAggtgttcaattgggttgagatctggttacggtgaaggccatagcatatgatttacttCATTTTCATAGTATCCTGTAAAGCTCTggtcaggatagaaatgttgcATCATAGGATAAAAGcaatcagtcagaataactttgtattgatttgtattAATGTATCAAACTCAAGCCCCATGAGCCAATTCACCCCGTTGTCCATATTATCTACTGCTTAATATTTTCACACTGGGTCTGAATTCACACCAGACCCATAAAACATTGGCTGACATCTTAAAGGGTTGAAGCACTGATTACATTCGACAACCATCAGAAATGCACTGGTTCAAAAAAGTAGTTGCTGGACCAAAGACAGGAGAGATGTGAGACTAAGGACATGCatgcatactgtatgttcttACCACATTTAATCCCATGTGAGTTctttgatattttaaatatttagaaaGCAGATATAAGGCCAATATATGTAGACTCTATAAGGCTTGCAAGACTATTCATTTTTTACTGCTCATCCAGTAGGACTAATGCTGTATTTGAGTTTACCTCAGAAATGGGAAGCCAGAGCTTAGAATTACGTAATTTTTACCTCCATGCATTCAAGGTACAAAACTCTGGAAAAGAAACACGAATGCctccatgtttgtcttttgtcaTCATAAAGCTAGCCAGCTTTTTACCATATATCTACATTTCTTTACCATATGCCTGTGGACTAGTCAAATGTACTAGTCTATGCACCCCTTAtgtgtatttaaacaaataaaataaatcatctaATAGAGCATACAGCTGAATATTTTTCCAGTAATCTTTTATTATAATCTATTATTGTCAGAGTCACAATTATTGGTGTTGATCTACTGTATAAAGTAGATAATAAGACATATAAAATTGTATAGCCTTAGTTTATGGTCTTTCATGAAAATAAGCATGCCCTGCGCATGGGGGCGGGGTcttcctggaagagaccactcccactgagatagaaatgtttcatcataggacaAAGATGAATAGccagaataactttgtattgatttgcttCTGTTTAAGAGGACAAGTGGATCCCAAAAAATGGCAACAAAATTGCATTTTATATCAgagtcactgttttttttttactgtttgaaTTTCTGccaaaattcttttttaaatactctTACATTCACTGTTTTCTCCCAGAAATATCATCAGAACATATAATTGTCCATACTGTCAGGAAGGTGGCCTGGATGACCTGGATCTGCGTGATCACTGCAACGACAACCATCTCAATGACCAGAGACAAGTGGTCagtaagattttaaaaatggtaCTTAAAAGCACTTCATACTGATCTGCAATGCCATGACCTTTAAGCAAACACATGGAGAACCCAGACAACAGCGGTAGTCTTGTGAAGATTTTAAAAAGCGACTGATATGCaactctttgtgtttgtgtgttgtctCACGGCCCCTAGgtttgccctgtgtgtgtgtcgctgcCTCATGGCAACCCAACTTACTCCAGCAGGAATTTCATTGGGCATCTCAACCTCCGCCACAGCTACTACATTGATGACATATCTGTAAGATCCATACCCCCAGAAGTATGCATTGATtgatataaacaaaacacaaacaaacatagaTTTACACTAACTGTTTGTATTTTGCTTCTTTACTTAACAGAATATCTACCAGTCTGACGATGCTAACTTGCAGGATGCCATACTGAGATCATATCAACAAACATAAATGCCACGTTTTCCCACAAATGACAATATAACTTTGTTAAGACTATAACAGCATTAAAATGGTACGATTCTGAAACAGTGATATCTGGTTGTTTATAATGGATGCAGAACACttaatcatactgtatatgaatttAATTAACTGTAGAAactgttattgttatttcatACATCAAATAATGCTGGAATTATACTTGTTATACTCATATTACTAGGTTTCTTTGatattaatgtaataatttcATTCTTTTGGGCACAGGATACTTTTCAGAAGGAAGCCTTTCTTATAATATTTACTTATTCTAAGCTCCCTGACATGTCTGGATTTCTATTACTTCacatattatacaaatatgttTGCACATTCAACAGTAATTGCACTTCTAAAATAAGCTATCGGTATTACTATGCAGTACTCCTTATGCTTATACTACTTACATTAACTCcttacatgtattttttttttgcatgtaacTCCTGAcctgtatttataaatgtgtacaataaaagAGTTCCAAAAACACAAGCAAAAGAGtatatttgtaaatgtgaaGCCTACCAGCACACTCAAAAGCTTTACTGTTATTAGATTTGATATATGATTTACTATAATCAGAAATCAGCAGTGATATCATGGTGTAATCAGATGGAAGATCTACTTGGCTTTCTTTATTATCTAAACGTTATATGACATTAATAATACTCTCATTTATAGCAGCAATATTGATCAGACGTTTTATCAGAACATCTTCCTTATCACAGACCACTGCCAACACAGCACTTTCTCTTCTTTGTATATATTTCTTgcgtatacacatacatatgcagAGTGTGTAACAGCAGCGTACACACGACAGCAGCAACTATGGTCTCTTACTGGACATTTCTGGTTGTTTGTCTGTTATGTACTGAGAGACTTTATTCGGTAAGTTTTAAGCAATTTCCTTGCTAATAATTCAAGCACATATCTGTGCCAGCAGATATGTAAACCATAAATGGATATCTTATATCTTGTGTAAAAAATGGATCTTGAAATGTGCTATATGTGAATAGAAAGCATCGCATAATAGAAAGCATAGAAAGCAAAacttttcatgttttcatgaaaacattaaaatatacttttgtgacccctatttgcaataaacaatgcaaaatatgaagaaaaaagttttaatttgaCTCACCCTTGTACACTGCAAAACATGATATCTTAGCAAAGGAAGATATTCTGAATTAGATATATTAGTAAATATGTCTAGAAACAGGCTAGATCGTCttgttactgtatataatactctcattatgaGAAATATAagattttcctttcctttcttcaaGATAGTCAACATTTTTGCAATGTGTGTAGTATTTCTTATTTTGAGGttattataaaatgaatattattttctacattatctttaaacatttttactgaAAAGAAATGATCGGATTCtactggcagatcattttgcttattTCTAGTAAAATTgaaaagactgagaaaatattaTCGGAAATATAATCCATTATACTGATGATCAGGACTTACTAAAAATCATATCATGCCTTTCTCTTATAGTCAGCTTCGACTCTCTCAGGTAAGTAcagtatgtctatctatctatctatctatctatctatctatctatatatatatatatatatatatatatatatatatatatatatatatatatatatatatgttatgaTATTTTGATGAGATCATTTCtgagattattttatattaggTTTAACAGAGGTGGACATCGATGATGGAAAAGACTGGGATATCATTGACATAAATGAAGGTAAGAATGAGATATTATACTAGTGTGCTGGAGTACATGCATTTGTAttgttgtatttgcaattgtattgtattgttgtgtctgtgttttataCTCATGCCATGCTTGCACTATAAATTAGTTATCAACTGACCTCAAATTTCTGTGTAACAGAAGCAGGACTAGATCTGGAAGAGGGAGACATAGTGATTACAAAGGTCAGTGCATCATTTTATGAAGCTTTTGACAATTTTCTGTAATATTACAACTTATACTGAAAAGCCAGATACTGGGAAAGCGaaggtttacatacttttgtcacttacagatatgtaatattggatcattttcctcaataaataaatgaccaagtataatatttttgtctcatttgtttaattgggttctctttgtctactttttgaacttgtgtgaaaatctttcaagcaccactgtatgtcaGTGTCCATGGATATAATGTTAATTGACAGTAATCCAAATGTCACTCTGCCATGAATAAATCTGTGGTTAACAGGGAGATGGCAAGAACAGTATTTTGGGTGCACAGTATCGCTGGCCAACCACTGTGCCTTACTACCTGGAGGACAGCTTGGGTAAGAACCTGCCTTcttttctgatcttttttttttttaaacaaacaaactacaaaaATTGACAGACTGAGAAGTCTGATAGATAAATTCCTGTCTGATATTGTAATTCCAGTAATGTCACTCTCACATTTTGGTTGTGCACAGAGATCAATGCTAAAGGAGTGATACTAAAAGCATTCGAGCAATACCGACTCAAGACCTGCATTGACTTCAAACCCTGGAGTGGCGAGCCAAACTACATTTCTGTATTCAAAGGTTCTGGGTAAGAAATATTTGggcattcacacacttttttcacaCCAGAACCCAAGGCCAtttgtagagagagagaaaaccggGGTCAGACCAGACAAATCTCTCGTCCACCTAAAAGTGATGCGCTGAAGTTTTTTCCAAATGAGCTAAGGTGATCCACACCATGTGTGAAGGTGAAATACTgagtttccatccatccatatattcatctatccattttatgcatcgcttatcctacacatggttgctggggagcctgaagcctatcttGGATGGGGCGCCAACCCATttc
This genomic interval carries:
- the LOC128601540 gene encoding E3 ubiquitin-protein ligase RNF138, producing the protein MDLSTDEDCPVCRGALQNPSQPVPCCRKVFCQSCLRQAVLLRPWCPYCRSPINDRAALAFRSAIRRGIGLQASGASLQTTRAVGPNVQALLDRLRAASARDSQVASAPNASLPNQVAPNVAVRAVPTPRVHIQASVTPAPNPVRVQANTSPQLDLQSDDPDDMDWHVQIAQMENASHSGNIIRTYNCPYCQEGGLDDLDLRDHCNDNHLNDQRQVVCPVCVSLPHGNPTYSSRNFIGHLNLRHSYYIDDISNIYQSDDANLQDAILRSYQQT